Proteins encoded by one window of Bacteroidota bacterium:
- a CDS encoding GWxTD domain-containing protein, whose translation MKRMMVVLTAVLLISSVRAQQQGTPQPQVQAETPQFVFYEAINLVDQDSTRSRIDIPYRIDNNFFIAVKNTEASLQSPFMRRGEVLIELLDKNGMSKARDISRFTNPAFSTESLSDEKNWHHGIASFSVEPGEYTIVFEIDDLESERKFLERNKKIEAARFAGTTLLVSTPVFIQTVRNDTLMLQNFGGNIGFGSTASLYLQLYSDVLTAEPVRVEYTISTQPFMFQDPKVMASDTINQLPLLQPRPSVGAAENSAPTYILAPDDGGENTSAILVSLGAEKLPLRPFMLEMRIMQGTLSATLKKPFLMVWPEMPSSLRDVDFALEALRHITREEELDSLRRGQRDARLRSLEEFWKQKDRTPDTDYNEVMVEYYRRVDYTMRTFSSMKGGDGYKTDRGRIYILYGPPSKTERSLDPNAGYVEVWLYEKLGRKFVFRDQSRSGNYTLVATQNL comes from the coding sequence ATGAAACGCATGATGGTTGTGTTGACGGCGGTGCTGCTGATAAGCTCAGTCCGGGCGCAGCAACAAGGGACACCGCAGCCCCAGGTTCAAGCCGAAACGCCGCAGTTCGTGTTCTACGAAGCAATCAATCTCGTCGATCAGGACTCAACAAGATCACGTATCGATATTCCGTACCGGATCGATAACAACTTCTTCATTGCTGTGAAAAATACCGAAGCTTCCCTCCAATCGCCATTCATGCGGCGGGGAGAAGTGTTGATTGAATTGCTGGACAAGAACGGTATGTCAAAGGCGCGTGATATTAGCCGCTTTACGAATCCTGCTTTCAGCACGGAATCCCTTTCTGATGAGAAGAATTGGCATCACGGCATCGCATCATTTTCGGTAGAGCCGGGCGAGTACACGATCGTCTTTGAGATTGATGATTTAGAGTCCGAGCGCAAATTCCTTGAACGGAATAAAAAGATCGAGGCAGCGCGCTTTGCCGGAACTACACTGCTTGTGTCAACCCCCGTCTTCATCCAGACTGTACGGAATGACACACTCATGTTGCAAAACTTCGGCGGCAATATCGGTTTCGGCAGCACGGCTTCCCTCTATCTCCAACTCTACTCCGACGTATTGACGGCGGAGCCGGTTCGTGTCGAATATACGATTTCGACGCAGCCGTTCATGTTTCAGGATCCAAAGGTGATGGCGTCCGACACGATCAACCAACTCCCGCTCTTACAGCCACGACCTTCCGTCGGAGCGGCAGAGAATTCCGCACCGACATATATCCTTGCGCCCGATGATGGCGGAGAGAACACGTCGGCCATTCTTGTCTCTTTGGGCGCGGAGAAACTCCCCCTGCGTCCGTTCATGTTGGAGATGCGAATCATGCAGGGAACGCTCTCCGCAACTCTCAAGAAACCATTCCTGATGGTGTGGCCTGAAATGCCATCTTCGCTGCGTGACGTGGATTTCGCCCTTGAGGCACTACGGCACATTACGCGGGAAGAAGAACTCGACTCGCTCAGAAGAGGCCAACGTGATGCCCGGCTCCGAAGCCTCGAGGAATTCTGGAAACAGAAAGATCGTACACCCGACACCGACTACAATGAAGTGATGGTGGAATACTATCGTCGCGTGGATTATACCATGCGCACCTTCAGTTCGATGAAAGGAGGCGACGGCTACAAAACCGACCGCGGCCGGATCTATATTCTGTACGGCCCTCCTTCAAAGACCGAACGCTCGCTTGACCCTAACGCGGGCTATGTCGAAGTATGGTTATATGAAAAGCTTGGCAGAAAATTCGTTTTTCGTGACCAATCACGCTCGGGCAACTACACATTGGTGGCAACACAAAATCTCTGA
- the pdxA gene encoding 4-hydroxythreonine-4-phosphate dehydrogenase PdxA: MRNSNKPVIAITVGDFNSIGPEVTLKSLRAPAVRKACRIVLIGPREVYSYYSGQSWFDPPTGFSLIETPSVSLTNISPGTLSKQAGATAAFAIEAAVRAVQSGIADAIVTAPVSKQALHLAGIDVPGQTEMVQHLSNSPKVAMMLVSQTMRVGLVTIHVPIKNVASMITKQLLRERIAIIHSALRTDWRIRKPKLAVLGLNPHASEGGDIGNEDVKIVAPVVKEFQKKGMNIEGPFPADAFFGTYKPGIYDGIVAMYHDQGLIPLKMSSFGKAVNISVGLNIVRTSPDHGTAFDIAGKGIANPGSMIEAIMLAAQVVQNRRYAQKAGRT, from the coding sequence ATGCGCAATAGCAACAAGCCCGTCATAGCAATCACGGTCGGTGATTTCAACAGCATTGGACCCGAAGTGACGCTCAAAAGCCTCCGGGCTCCCGCCGTCCGGAAGGCTTGTCGTATTGTCCTCATCGGGCCGCGTGAGGTGTACTCGTACTACTCCGGTCAATCGTGGTTTGATCCCCCGACCGGATTCTCGCTCATTGAGACGCCCTCAGTTTCTCTGACCAACATCTCTCCCGGAACACTCTCGAAGCAAGCAGGCGCAACAGCCGCGTTCGCCATTGAAGCCGCCGTCAGAGCTGTTCAATCCGGCATCGCTGATGCAATCGTGACAGCGCCTGTTTCAAAGCAGGCGTTGCATCTTGCAGGTATTGATGTTCCGGGTCAAACGGAAATGGTGCAACATCTGTCGAATTCGCCGAAGGTTGCAATGATGCTTGTGTCGCAAACAATGCGCGTCGGACTTGTCACTATTCACGTCCCGATTAAAAATGTCGCGAGCATGATTACAAAGCAACTTCTTCGGGAAAGAATTGCTATCATTCATTCGGCATTGCGGACAGATTGGAGAATCCGCAAGCCCAAGCTTGCCGTTCTCGGACTCAACCCCCACGCAAGCGAAGGCGGGGACATAGGGAATGAAGATGTGAAAATTGTGGCGCCCGTGGTAAAGGAATTTCAGAAGAAAGGAATGAACATTGAAGGCCCCTTCCCCGCCGATGCATTCTTCGGAACATACAAGCCGGGCATATACGACGGCATTGTCGCAATGTACCATGATCAGGGATTGATTCCGCTGAAGATGTCCTCGTTCGGCAAAGCGGTCAACATTTCCGTCGGACTTAACATCGTCCGGACGTCGCCCGATCACGGAACAGCATTTGATATTGCGGGAAAAGGAATAGCCAATCCTGGAAGCATGATTGAAGCCATCATGCTTGCGGCACAAGTCGTACAAAACAGAAGGTACGCCCAAAAAGCAGGAAGAACATGA
- the ftsE gene encoding cell division ATP-binding protein FtsE has translation MIQFSNVTAAFDGHNVLEDVSVQINPGEFVFVVGQTGSGKSTLLRLMYMDVMPEKGAVIVGKYNSQAIQKKEKPYLRRTLGIVFQDFRLMEDRSVFENVAFTLHVTGTPRKDIKKSVLRALADVGLSHQRNKMALELSGGEQQRVVIARALVNDPLFLLADEPTGNLDPTTSWDILQLLKTINTRGTAIIMATHNHDLVKRMNARVIEIRDGKLFEVKDF, from the coding sequence ATGATTCAGTTTTCCAACGTCACGGCGGCGTTCGACGGACACAATGTTCTGGAAGATGTGTCTGTGCAGATCAACCCCGGCGAATTCGTCTTCGTCGTCGGGCAAACGGGCAGCGGCAAAAGCACACTGCTCCGGCTGATGTACATGGATGTGATGCCGGAAAAAGGAGCCGTTATCGTCGGCAAATACAACTCGCAGGCAATTCAGAAGAAGGAGAAGCCCTACCTGCGGCGGACGCTCGGCATTGTGTTTCAGGATTTCCGCCTGATGGAAGACAGAAGTGTGTTTGAGAATGTCGCGTTCACGCTGCATGTAACAGGCACGCCGAGGAAAGATATCAAGAAAAGCGTGCTGCGGGCGCTTGCCGATGTGGGCCTGAGCCACCAGCGCAACAAAATGGCGCTCGAACTTTCAGGAGGCGAGCAACAACGTGTAGTCATTGCGCGGGCGCTTGTGAACGACCCCCTCTTCCTTCTCGCCGACGAACCTACAGGAAACCTCGACCCCACAACATCGTGGGACATCCTGCAACTTCTCAAAACCATTAATACTCGTGGCACTGCCATAATCATGGCAACTCATAACCACGATCTGGTAAAGCGGATGAACGCGAGGGTGATTGAGATTCGTGACGGGAAGTTGTTTGAGGTGAAGGACTTCTAA
- a CDS encoding NifU family protein → MDISEKIELALQTCRPYLQADGGDVKFLRFKSETGVVELKWEGTCMICPLSVLTLRAGVERAVMKAVPEVKRVEAVAG, encoded by the coding sequence ATGGATATTTCCGAAAAAATAGAACTCGCCCTTCAAACATGCCGTCCCTACCTGCAGGCTGATGGCGGCGATGTGAAGTTCCTTCGCTTCAAATCTGAAACGGGTGTTGTAGAGTTGAAGTGGGAAGGAACCTGTATGATTTGTCCGCTTTCAGTTTTGACATTGCGCGCCGGCGTCGAACGCGCTGTGATGAAAGCTGTACCCGAGGTGAAGAGAGTGGAGGCGGTGGCGGGGTAA
- the apbC gene encoding iron-sulfur cluster carrier protein ApbC, with amino-acid sequence MRQLTEANVLEALKVVKDPDLHRDIVALNFVKNVKIDGRNLSFDIELTTPACPVRDELKAQSEQAIRSSIDVGAVSIEMTSNVTRHENKQKEDVLPGVRNTIAVASGKGGVGKSTVAVNLAVALAKDGAKVGLVDADVYGPSIPLMMGLTGRPMVKNQRLQPMEKYGVKVMSIGFLVDPMQAVIWRGPMASGAVKQFMSDVDWGELDYLVFDLPPGTGDIQLTLVQTIPLTGAVIVTTPQDISLADARKGFVMFQKVNVPVFGIVENMSYFACSHCGHREEIFDNGGGKRAAEELGVPFLGDIPIYTSIRVGGDTGKPVVFDERYKAQGDIIQNIARNLAAQVSIRNSQQEAAPAIDIQLM; translated from the coding sequence ATGAGACAATTGACCGAAGCCAACGTTCTCGAAGCATTGAAAGTCGTTAAAGATCCCGACCTTCATCGTGATATTGTCGCGCTGAATTTTGTGAAGAATGTGAAGATCGATGGACGCAATCTCAGCTTCGACATTGAACTCACGACACCGGCCTGTCCGGTTCGTGACGAGTTGAAAGCACAATCGGAGCAGGCGATACGCAGCTCGATTGACGTCGGTGCGGTTTCCATTGAGATGACATCCAACGTCACCCGTCATGAGAATAAGCAGAAAGAGGATGTGCTGCCCGGCGTCCGCAATACAATTGCTGTTGCCTCGGGGAAAGGCGGTGTCGGGAAGTCAACTGTTGCGGTCAATCTTGCCGTGGCACTTGCGAAAGACGGGGCAAAGGTGGGGCTGGTGGATGCCGACGTCTACGGGCCGAGCATCCCGCTGATGATGGGATTGACCGGACGCCCGATGGTGAAAAATCAGCGCCTTCAGCCGATGGAAAAATACGGGGTGAAAGTAATGTCCATCGGTTTTCTTGTCGATCCGATGCAGGCAGTGATCTGGCGCGGCCCGATGGCGAGCGGTGCAGTCAAGCAGTTCATGTCTGACGTTGATTGGGGAGAGTTGGATTATCTCGTTTTCGACCTTCCTCCGGGCACGGGCGACATTCAACTGACGCTTGTGCAAACCATCCCGCTGACGGGGGCCGTCATTGTCACGACGCCGCAGGATATTTCGCTTGCCGATGCGCGCAAAGGATTCGTCATGTTCCAAAAGGTGAACGTGCCCGTATTCGGCATCGTGGAAAACATGAGCTACTTCGCTTGTTCCCACTGCGGACATCGCGAAGAAATTTTTGACAACGGCGGCGGAAAGCGTGCAGCGGAAGAATTGGGTGTGCCGTTCCTCGGCGACATCCCCATCTACACATCAATACGAGTAGGCGGAGATACCGGGAAGCCCGTTGTTTTTGACGAGCGCTACAAGGCGCAGGGGGATATTATCCAGAACATCGCACGCAATCTGGCGGCGCAAGTCAGTATCCGCAACTCGCAGCAGGAAGCAGCACCGGCAATCGATATTCAGTTGATGTGA
- a CDS encoding glycine C-acetyltransferase, which yields MPNYLELVSKELQQLEETKTFKYEVPLEGPQDGVVRVNGKKVVMLASNNYVGLSNHPAVRKAAIKGINEYGYGVASVRFICGTQGIHFDLEKKISKFLGTEDTILFSSCWAANEAFFASLTNEKLGYETYKDVIYSDRLNHASIIDGQRLCKAEITDRKIYKHNDVDDLIRQLEEDKNADYRLRIIATDGVFSMEGDLAHLDKLVAVAKNYNAILFVDDSHAVGVCGKRGRGTPEAKGVHGKIDVLTGTLGKAIGGAAGGYISGKKELISYMRQKARTYIFSNSLPAPIVYGATTAFDLLMKDKSIVTRLHKNTAYFRKEIASLGFTILEGDHPIVPIMLGEAAVAQDMSKALLKAGVYIKGLWFPVVPKGEARLRAQISAALSRKDIDRALEAFEKVGKRMKVI from the coding sequence ATGCCGAATTATCTGGAACTCGTTTCAAAAGAGCTTCAACAGCTTGAAGAAACAAAAACATTCAAGTATGAAGTACCGCTTGAAGGGCCGCAAGATGGCGTCGTCCGCGTGAATGGCAAAAAGGTAGTGATGCTTGCGTCAAACAACTATGTCGGGCTCTCCAATCATCCGGCAGTCAGAAAGGCGGCGATCAAGGGAATCAACGAATACGGGTACGGCGTTGCGTCCGTCCGGTTTATTTGCGGCACGCAGGGTATTCATTTCGATCTTGAAAAGAAGATCTCGAAGTTTCTCGGAACGGAAGACACCATTCTCTTTTCCTCCTGTTGGGCGGCAAACGAAGCATTCTTTGCTTCGTTAACAAATGAGAAGTTGGGATATGAAACGTACAAGGATGTCATCTATTCCGATCGTCTCAATCACGCCAGTATCATTGACGGACAGCGGTTATGCAAAGCGGAGATAACGGACAGGAAAATCTACAAACACAACGACGTGGATGATCTTATCCGGCAGCTTGAGGAAGATAAGAACGCCGATTATCGCTTGCGGATTATTGCTACAGACGGCGTGTTCAGCATGGAAGGCGATCTTGCGCATCTCGACAAGCTGGTTGCGGTAGCGAAGAACTATAACGCAATTCTGTTTGTTGATGATTCACACGCGGTCGGCGTCTGCGGGAAGCGCGGGCGCGGAACTCCGGAAGCAAAAGGGGTTCACGGCAAGATTGATGTGCTGACCGGAACACTCGGTAAGGCAATCGGCGGAGCCGCCGGCGGGTACATCAGCGGCAAGAAAGAGCTGATCTCGTATATGCGGCAAAAGGCACGAACATATATCTTCTCCAACTCCCTTCCTGCGCCAATTGTGTACGGTGCGACAACGGCGTTCGACCTTCTTATGAAAGACAAGTCGATTGTGACACGACTGCACAAAAATACCGCGTACTTCCGCAAAGAAATCGCCAGCCTCGGCTTCACGATCCTCGAAGGCGATCATCCCATAGTCCCGATTATGTTGGGTGAGGCGGCGGTTGCACAGGACATGAGTAAAGCGTTGCTGAAGGCAGGCGTGTACATCAAAGGCTTGTGGTTTCCCGTTGTGCCGAAAGGCGAAGCGCGGTTGCGGGCACAGATTTCTGCCGCATTGAGCAGGAAAGATATTGACCGGGCTCTCGAAGCCTTCGAGAAAGTCGGCAAGAGGATGAAAGTAATCTGA
- the rsmB gene encoding 16S rRNA (cytosine(967)-C(5))-methyltransferase RsmB yields the protein MNRSRIMTNQTHNNTVEQKRNLYDGVRGTAVKILNRVERTDAYLDKLLDNELRSGDLPDIDKGLLTELVHGVLRWQNKLDWVLNGFSHGNFAKSEINVKNALRVGLYQILYLERIPHPAAVNEAVEFIKRIRGDKPAGLVNAVLRNIIRNIESIRYPDPANDEVQYLSVMFSHPHWMVKRWVGRFGGEETRKLLSVNNERPPLTLRINKLRTEPATLLRQFEAQQIQYQGSNHINYFIKVKSFPRIGQNEMFRGGMFTIQDESAALPCLLLGAQPGERVMDMCAAPGGKTTHIAEILKNQGEVLAIDKYEVKLSFIRAACDRLGLKNVKLVVADASSFEYDPVDRVLLDVPCSGLGVLTKKPDLKWKRDVSDIVKLSKIQAGLLENASRLVKPGGVVVYSTCSTEPEENQEVVRKFLATHPEFELEHAGKFFSSDLVNAEGFVETFPHKHGMDGSFAARLVKKAG from the coding sequence ATGAATCGATCCCGCATCATGACAAATCAGACGCATAATAATACCGTTGAACAGAAACGCAACCTGTATGACGGGGTTCGCGGCACCGCCGTGAAAATTCTGAACCGTGTGGAGCGGACGGACGCGTATCTCGACAAACTGCTGGACAACGAACTTCGCTCCGGCGACCTGCCCGATATTGACAAAGGGTTGTTGACGGAATTGGTTCACGGCGTTCTGCGCTGGCAGAACAAACTCGACTGGGTGTTGAACGGCTTCTCGCACGGGAATTTTGCGAAATCTGAAATCAATGTAAAAAATGCGCTGCGAGTCGGCTTGTACCAGATTCTGTATCTTGAGCGAATCCCGCATCCGGCTGCTGTCAACGAAGCGGTCGAGTTTATCAAGCGTATCCGGGGAGATAAGCCCGCCGGGCTTGTGAACGCAGTTCTCCGCAACATCATCCGGAACATCGAGAGCATCCGCTATCCTGACCCGGCGAATGATGAGGTGCAGTACCTCTCCGTTATGTTCTCCCATCCGCATTGGATGGTGAAGCGTTGGGTGGGAAGGTTCGGCGGCGAAGAAACCAGGAAGTTGCTCAGTGTCAACAACGAGCGTCCGCCCCTTACTCTTCGGATCAACAAACTCAGGACAGAGCCCGCGACGTTACTGCGGCAATTTGAAGCCCAGCAAATCCAATATCAGGGCTCGAACCATATCAACTACTTCATCAAAGTAAAGAGCTTTCCGCGTATCGGACAAAATGAAATGTTCCGGGGCGGAATGTTTACGATTCAGGACGAAAGCGCCGCATTGCCCTGCCTCCTGCTCGGTGCCCAACCCGGCGAGCGTGTAATGGATATGTGTGCAGCTCCCGGCGGCAAAACGACTCACATTGCCGAAATTCTGAAGAATCAAGGCGAAGTCCTCGCGATCGACAAGTATGAAGTGAAATTGAGCTTCATCAGGGCAGCGTGCGACAGATTGGGATTGAAGAATGTGAAGCTTGTTGTTGCTGATGCGTCGTCTTTCGAGTATGACCCTGTTGACCGTGTGCTGCTCGACGTGCCGTGTTCCGGACTCGGCGTGTTGACCAAGAAACCCGACCTGAAATGGAAGCGGGATGTTTCTGATATCGTCAAGCTCAGCAAGATTCAAGCCGGGTTGCTGGAAAATGCTTCACGGCTTGTCAAGCCGGGCGGCGTGGTCGTGTACAGTACCTGTTCGACCGAGCCGGAGGAGAATCAGGAAGTGGTAAGGAAGTTTCTTGCGACACACCCGGAATTTGAATTGGAACATGCAGGCAAGTTCTTCAGCAGCGATCTCGTGAATGCGGAGGGGTTCGTCGAAACATTCCCGCACAAGCACGGAATGGACGGCTCGTTCGCCGCTCGGCTTGTAAAGAAGGCGGGGTAA
- the rpmE gene encoding 50S ribosomal protein L31, producing MRPGIHPMYKKATVTCVCGNTFETRTTIGDLKLEICSACHPFFTGRQKLVDSAGRVEKYNRKYAKKAETPAA from the coding sequence ATGAGACCCGGCATTCATCCGATGTATAAGAAAGCTACCGTCACATGTGTGTGCGGCAACACCTTCGAAACCCGCACAACCATTGGTGATTTGAAACTTGAAATTTGTTCCGCTTGTCATCCTTTTTTTACCGGGCGCCAGAAGCTGGTTGACTCTGCAGGGCGTGTTGAAAAATACAACCGGAAATACGCGAAGAAGGCCGAAACCCCGGCGGCATAG
- the porQ gene encoding type IX secretion system protein PorQ, producing the protein MKHTRLFALAVVLASFPLTLAISGSNSTYDFLRTDVGARAGALAGSFVTITNDPATIFYNPAGLGTLEEPMGSLGFFKHLLDINSGYATYSQPISDVGHFGVGVLYVNYGSFDETDDFGNKTGNTFSASDLAFSFGYSNTIDENLYWGANAKFIYSSIAGVKSTGLAADLGILYTIPESRVTLGASLRNLGTQLTSYLSTKENLPVDFVVGASVVPKGIPLLLNLNFHKLNEEAETFGDRFKAFSIGGEFTLSRVLQARVGYSNEQRQELKTGASAGLAGFSGGIGITVKEYKVDYALSSLGSIGALHRITIGAIF; encoded by the coding sequence ATGAAACACACACGGTTGTTTGCGCTGGCAGTAGTCCTCGCATCGTTTCCACTCACTCTTGCAATAAGCGGCAGCAATTCGACGTACGATTTTCTCAGAACAGATGTCGGGGCACGCGCCGGCGCGCTGGCGGGCAGCTTCGTCACCATCACCAATGATCCCGCAACGATTTTCTACAATCCGGCCGGACTGGGCACGCTGGAGGAGCCAATGGGCTCGCTCGGGTTCTTCAAACATCTGCTTGATATCAATTCAGGATATGCAACATACTCACAGCCTATTTCCGACGTCGGGCATTTCGGCGTCGGTGTGTTGTATGTTAATTATGGATCGTTCGATGAGACGGATGACTTCGGTAACAAAACAGGAAATACGTTCAGCGCAAGCGATCTCGCATTCAGCTTCGGATATTCCAATACGATAGACGAGAATCTCTACTGGGGAGCGAATGCAAAGTTCATCTACTCATCCATTGCGGGTGTGAAGTCAACGGGACTTGCCGCCGATCTCGGGATTCTGTATACCATACCCGAAAGCCGCGTTACGCTCGGCGCAAGCCTTAGAAACCTGGGAACACAGTTGACCTCATATCTCTCCACGAAAGAGAATCTGCCTGTTGATTTTGTAGTCGGCGCATCTGTCGTGCCGAAAGGGATTCCCCTCCTTCTGAATCTGAATTTTCACAAGCTGAATGAAGAAGCAGAAACGTTCGGCGACAGGTTCAAAGCGTTTTCCATCGGCGGGGAGTTCACGTTAAGCCGCGTATTACAGGCGCGGGTAGGCTACAGCAATGAACAACGACAGGAATTGAAGACCGGAGCTTCCGCAGGACTTGCAGGATTTTCGGGAGGAATTGGAATTACTGTCAAGGAATACAAAGTGGATTACGCACTTTCGTCGCTCGGCTCAATCGGCGCTTTGCATCGTATTACCATAGGGGCGATTTTCTAA
- a CDS encoding ZIP family metal transporter yields the protein MALTIIIYGLIAALAEILGGALVVLRKEWPKKIQEYLLALSAGFILALVFMELIPEGIHAVGFEAPLYMLAGYSVLHFFEHTIVGHLHFGEETHRDVMVSKIASMSTFAGLFIHAFFDGFAISAGMQFDFSLGLLIFIAVLLHKIPEGLTIASVMLAAEHRRRTAFLASAAIGVATMLGIVSVFFLASVNEEIVGKAFAFSAGIATYVGASDLIPEINHSKNRIIPVLVFGGMALFYVGQMLVSAYFHHAH from the coding sequence ATGGCTCTTACAATCATCATCTACGGACTCATTGCCGCGCTTGCTGAAATTCTCGGCGGGGCGTTGGTTGTTCTTCGCAAAGAATGGCCCAAAAAAATCCAGGAATACCTGCTTGCCCTGAGCGCCGGTTTCATTCTCGCCCTTGTGTTCATGGAGTTGATTCCCGAGGGGATTCACGCCGTGGGTTTCGAGGCTCCTCTGTACATGTTGGCGGGGTATTCGGTGCTGCACTTCTTTGAACATACAATTGTCGGTCACCTGCATTTCGGCGAGGAAACGCATCGCGATGTGATGGTGTCGAAGATTGCGAGCATGTCGACGTTTGCGGGACTTTTCATTCACGCGTTCTTCGACGGGTTTGCGATTTCGGCAGGCATGCAGTTTGATTTCTCTCTCGGACTTCTCATCTTCATAGCAGTTCTTCTTCACAAGATTCCGGAGGGATTGACGATTGCTTCGGTGATGCTGGCCGCGGAACACCGGAGGCGAACCGCGTTTCTCGCATCGGCGGCGATCGGGGTTGCAACAATGCTGGGCATCGTCAGTGTGTTCTTCCTGGCGAGCGTGAATGAAGAAATTGTGGGAAAGGCTTTTGCCTTCTCGGCAGGAATTGCAACCTACGTCGGTGCAAGCGATCTGATTCCGGAAATCAATCATTCCAAAAATCGGATAATTCCCGTACTTGTGTTTGGCGGGATGGCGCTCTTCTATGTGGGCCAGATGCTGGTGTCTGCCTATTTTCATCACGCTCATTGA
- a CDS encoding CPBP family intramembrane metalloprotease: MIRMNVKNIFKNQFDELRAGWQIALFLIVLAAVTAAVTLPLILFLRIQDTFALAAASLVATVITTFLVTKFVNRKPLTAVGLAINAQTMRELGIGCLIGWLMMTAIFGIQYLSGYVKVVAVEVTWTEGLTMFGISIVFFAVAAMFEEVLFRGYLFQTLVRGIRFIPAAVLVGVLFGFAHIRNPNAGAFGVINTVLVSFVFCLACWRTRGLWLPFGIHFAWNFSQTTLFGYPTSGMHFTSYELTKLTQFGPEWMTGGAYGPEGGALATLVILLCGVYLVLSRSLHPFEGIVTLERKDENLTVDFLERRKAA; this comes from the coding sequence ATGATACGCATGAATGTGAAGAACATCTTCAAAAACCAATTCGATGAGCTTCGGGCAGGTTGGCAAATTGCCCTCTTTCTGATCGTGTTGGCGGCCGTAACGGCGGCCGTGACACTTCCTCTCATTCTTTTCTTGAGAATCCAGGACACCTTTGCCCTTGCGGCGGCATCCCTCGTCGCAACGGTGATTACGACATTTCTCGTCACGAAATTTGTCAATCGCAAACCGCTGACTGCCGTTGGACTTGCAATCAACGCACAGACGATGCGTGAACTCGGCATCGGATGCCTTATCGGCTGGTTGATGATGACGGCCATCTTCGGCATCCAGTACCTGTCGGGATATGTCAAGGTGGTTGCCGTTGAGGTGACGTGGACTGAAGGACTTACGATGTTCGGAATATCCATCGTCTTTTTTGCGGTCGCTGCAATGTTCGAAGAAGTCTTATTCCGCGGTTATCTGTTTCAAACCCTCGTGCGCGGCATACGGTTCATTCCGGCCGCTGTACTTGTTGGCGTACTGTTTGGTTTTGCCCACATCAGGAACCCCAACGCCGGTGCATTTGGAGTCATTAATACAGTCCTGGTTTCATTTGTTTTCTGTCTTGCCTGCTGGCGCACACGGGGATTGTGGCTGCCGTTCGGCATTCACTTTGCGTGGAACTTCTCTCAAACAACACTCTTCGGTTACCCGACGAGCGGCATGCATTTCACGTCGTACGAGCTTACAAAACTCACACAGTTCGGGCCTGAGTGGATGACAGGCGGAGCGTACGGTCCCGAAGGCGGCGCCCTGGCAACGTTGGTGATTCTGCTGTGCGGTGTCTATCTGGTTCTGTCACGAAGTCTGCATCCGTTTGAAGGCATAGTCACACTCGAGCGCAAGGACGAAAATCTGACTGTTGATTTTCTGGAGAGGAGAAAAGCGGCGTGA
- a CDS encoding OmpA family protein, with protein MQTSWKSVIAVLVVAAIVMSGCSASKTVKGGVIGAAAGGAVGAVIGKAAGNTALGAIIGAAVGGTAGALIGRYMDKQAEEIQKDIEGAKVERVGEGIKITFDSGILFETGKSTLQPVAQSNIAKLAVILNKYEDTNVLIEGHTDSDGSEEFNQKLSEARANSVAGYTKGQGVVGTRITTVGYGELQPIAGNETADGKRQNRRVEIAIFANDDLKEAAEKNQLRY; from the coding sequence ATGCAAACATCGTGGAAATCGGTAATAGCGGTACTGGTCGTTGCAGCGATCGTCATGTCGGGATGCAGCGCCAGCAAAACGGTTAAGGGCGGGGTAATTGGCGCTGCTGCCGGCGGTGCTGTGGGAGCAGTAATCGGCAAGGCGGCAGGTAACACGGCGCTGGGTGCAATTATAGGCGCTGCTGTTGGCGGTACCGCCGGAGCGTTGATTGGACGGTATATGGACAAACAAGCCGAAGAAATCCAGAAGGATATCGAGGGGGCAAAGGTCGAACGTGTGGGTGAAGGAATAAAAATCACATTCGATTCAGGAATTCTGTTTGAAACAGGTAAGTCAACGTTGCAGCCCGTAGCACAATCCAATATCGCAAAGCTCGCGGTGATATTGAACAAGTACGAAGATACGAACGTTCTCATCGAGGGACATACGGATTCTGACGGCTCGGAAGAATTCAACCAAAAGCTGAGCGAGGCACGGGCAAACTCAGTTGCAGGTTATACCAAAGGTCAGGGTGTTGTAGGTACACGGATTACCACCGTGGGCTATGGCGAATTGCAGCCGATTGCAGGTAACGAAACAGCCGACGGGAAAAGGCAAAACCGTCGCGTGGAAATTGCCATCTTTGCCAATGACGATCTGAAAGAAGCTGCGGAAAAGAACCAGCTTCGTTACTGA